From Streptomyces griseorubiginosus, one genomic window encodes:
- the acs gene encoding acetate--CoA ligase: MSNESLANLLKEERRFAPPADLAAHANVTAEAYEQAKADRLGFWAEQARRLSWAKEPTETLDWSNPPFAKWFQDGELNVAYNCVDRHVEAGHGERVAIHFEGEPGDSRAITYAELKDEVSKAANALLELGVQKGDRVAVYMPMIPETAVAMLACARIGAAHSVVFGGFSADALATRIQDADARVVITSDGGYRRGKPSALKPAVDEAVAKAGNVEHVLVVRRTGQEVAWDDSRDVWWHEVVDRQSAEHTPEAFHAEQPLFILYTSGTTGKPKGILHTSGGYLTQAAYTHHAVFDLKPETDVYWCTADVGWVTGHSYIVYGPLANGATQVMYEGTPDTPHQGRFWEIIQKYGVTILYTAPTAIRTFMKWGDDIPAKFDLSSLRVLGSVGEPINPEAWIWYRKHIGADRTPIVDTWWQTETGAMMISPLPGVTATKPGSAQTPLPGISATVVDDEANEVPNGGGGYLVLTEPWPSMLRTIWGDDQRFLDTYWSRFEGKYFAGDGAKKDDDGDIWLLGRVDDVMLVSGHNISTTEVESALVSHPSVAEAAVVGAADETTGQAIVAFVILRGSANAEDESLVAELRNHVGATLGPIAKPKRILPVQELPKTRSGKIMRRLLRDVAENRQLGDVTTLTDSTVMDLIQAKLPAAPSED, from the coding sequence GTGAGCAACGAAAGCCTGGCCAACCTGCTCAAGGAAGAGCGCAGGTTCGCACCCCCCGCCGACCTGGCCGCACACGCCAACGTCACAGCGGAGGCGTATGAGCAGGCCAAGGCTGACCGGCTCGGTTTCTGGGCCGAGCAAGCACGCCGACTGAGCTGGGCCAAGGAGCCGACCGAGACGCTGGACTGGTCGAACCCGCCGTTCGCGAAGTGGTTCCAGGACGGCGAGCTCAATGTGGCGTACAACTGCGTCGACCGGCATGTCGAGGCGGGCCACGGCGAACGGGTCGCCATCCACTTCGAGGGCGAGCCAGGCGACAGCCGCGCGATCACCTACGCCGAGCTCAAGGACGAGGTCTCCAAGGCGGCGAACGCGCTGCTGGAGCTGGGGGTCCAGAAGGGCGACCGGGTCGCCGTCTACATGCCGATGATCCCGGAGACCGCGGTCGCGATGCTCGCGTGCGCCCGGATCGGCGCCGCGCACTCCGTGGTCTTCGGCGGCTTCTCCGCGGACGCGCTCGCGACCCGTATCCAGGACGCCGACGCGCGCGTGGTCATCACCAGCGACGGCGGCTACCGCCGCGGCAAGCCGTCCGCGCTCAAGCCCGCCGTCGACGAGGCGGTCGCCAAGGCCGGCAACGTCGAGCACGTGCTCGTCGTACGCCGTACCGGCCAGGAGGTCGCCTGGGACGACAGCCGGGACGTGTGGTGGCACGAGGTCGTGGACCGGCAGTCGGCCGAGCACACGCCCGAGGCGTTCCACGCCGAGCAGCCGCTGTTCATCCTCTACACGTCCGGCACCACGGGTAAGCCCAAAGGCATCCTGCACACCTCCGGCGGCTACCTCACCCAGGCCGCGTACACCCACCACGCCGTCTTCGACCTCAAGCCGGAGACCGACGTCTACTGGTGCACCGCCGACGTCGGCTGGGTCACCGGGCACTCGTACATCGTCTACGGCCCGCTCGCCAACGGCGCCACCCAGGTCATGTACGAGGGCACCCCCGACACCCCGCACCAGGGCCGCTTCTGGGAGATCATCCAGAAGTACGGGGTCACCATCCTCTACACCGCCCCGACCGCCATCCGCACCTTCATGAAGTGGGGCGACGACATCCCCGCGAAGTTCGACCTCAGCAGCCTGCGGGTGCTGGGGTCGGTGGGCGAGCCGATCAACCCCGAGGCGTGGATCTGGTACCGCAAGCACATCGGCGCCGACCGGACGCCGATCGTGGACACCTGGTGGCAGACCGAGACCGGCGCGATGATGATCTCCCCGCTGCCCGGTGTCACCGCGACCAAGCCCGGCTCCGCGCAGACCCCGCTGCCCGGCATCTCCGCGACCGTCGTCGACGACGAGGCCAACGAGGTCCCGAACGGCGGGGGCGGCTACCTGGTCCTCACCGAGCCGTGGCCGTCGATGCTGCGCACCATCTGGGGTGACGACCAGCGCTTCCTGGACACGTACTGGTCGCGCTTCGAGGGCAAGTACTTCGCCGGCGACGGCGCGAAGAAGGACGACGACGGCGACATCTGGCTCCTCGGCCGCGTGGACGACGTCATGCTCGTGTCCGGCCACAACATCTCCACCACCGAGGTGGAGTCGGCGCTGGTGTCCCACCCGTCGGTCGCCGAGGCCGCCGTCGTCGGTGCCGCCGACGAGACGACCGGCCAGGCCATCGTCGCCTTCGTGATCCTGCGCGGCTCCGCGAACGCGGAGGACGAGAGCCTCGTCGCCGAGCTGCGCAACCACGTCGGCGCCACCCTCGGCCCGATCGCCAAGCCGAAGCGGATCCTGCCGGTGCAGGAGCTGCCGAAGACCCGCTCCGGCAAGATCATGCGCCGACTGCTGCGGGACGTGGCCGAGAACCGCCAGCTCGGTGACGTCACCACGCTGACGGACTCGACGGTCATGGACCTGATTCAGGCCAAGCTGCCGGCCGCGCCCAGCGAGGACTGA
- the nth gene encoding endonuclease III, with protein sequence MEKRASAKKAAPAKKAAAVKKAAPVERATAAPKKAAASVKKASATKTVAPKPPRNESHTALVRRARRINRELAEVFPYAHPELDFENPFQLIVATVLSAQTTDLRVNQTTPALFAKYPTPEDLAAANPEEVEEILRPTGFFRAKTKSVIGLSKALVENHAGEVPGRLEDLVKLPGVGRKTAFVVLGNAFGRPGITVDTHFQRLVKRWQWTAESDPDKIEAAVAALFPKSDWTDLSHHVIWHGRRICHARKPACGACPIAPLCPAYGEGETDPDKAAKLLKYEKGGFPGQRLNPPQAYLDAGGKPAPPLGAGG encoded by the coding sequence GTGGAGAAGAGGGCTTCGGCGAAGAAGGCGGCTCCCGCAAAGAAGGCAGCCGCCGTCAAGAAGGCGGCTCCCGTCGAAAGGGCGACCGCCGCTCCCAAGAAGGCGGCGGCCTCGGTGAAGAAGGCGTCGGCCACGAAGACGGTCGCGCCGAAGCCGCCGAGGAACGAGTCGCACACCGCCCTCGTGCGCCGCGCCCGGCGTATCAACCGCGAGCTCGCGGAGGTGTTCCCGTACGCCCACCCCGAGTTGGACTTCGAGAACCCCTTCCAGCTGATCGTGGCCACCGTGCTGTCCGCGCAGACCACCGACCTGAGGGTCAATCAGACGACCCCGGCTCTCTTCGCGAAGTACCCCACCCCCGAGGACCTGGCGGCCGCGAACCCCGAGGAGGTCGAGGAGATTCTGCGCCCGACCGGGTTCTTCCGGGCCAAGACCAAGTCGGTGATAGGGCTTTCGAAGGCCCTTGTGGAGAACCACGCGGGTGAGGTCCCGGGGCGCCTCGAAGACCTCGTCAAGCTGCCGGGCGTGGGCCGCAAGACCGCCTTCGTGGTGCTCGGCAACGCGTTCGGGCGGCCCGGCATCACCGTGGACACGCACTTCCAGCGGCTGGTCAAGCGGTGGCAGTGGACCGCCGAGAGCGATCCCGACAAGATCGAGGCCGCCGTCGCCGCGCTCTTCCCCAAGAGCGACTGGACCGACCTGTCGCACCACGTCATCTGGCACGGCCGCCGCATCTGCCACGCCCGCAAGCCCGCCTGCGGCGCCTGCCCCATCGCCCCCCTCTGCCCGGCCTACGGCGAGGGCGAGACAGACCCGGACAAGGCGGCCAAGCTCCTCAAGTACGAGAAGGGCGGCTTCCCGGGCCAGCGCCTGAACCCCCCGCAGGCCTACCTGGACGCGGGCGGAAAGCCGGCGCCGCCCCTGGGAGCCGGCGGGTGA
- the nhaA gene encoding Na+/H+ antiporter NhaA has translation MAAPTRKVLGRLSLPERTFVANALRTETVGGVLLLAAAITALIWANVPALADSYESVSHHHLGPAALGLDLSVAHWAADGLLAIFFFVAGIELKRELVAGDLKDPRAAALPVVAALCGMAVPALVYTLTNLTGGGSLSGWAVPTATDIAFALAVLAVIGTWLPSALRAFLLTLAVVDDLFAILIIAVFFTADIDFAALGGAAAGLAVFWALLRKGVRGWYVYVPLALVIWALMYNSGVHATIAGVAMGLMLRCTRRDDEEHSPGERIEHLVRPLSAGLAVPLFALFSAGVSVSGGALGDVFTRPETLGVVLGLVLGKAIGIFGGTWLTARFTRASLSDDLEWADVFAVATLAGIGFTVSLLIGELAFDGDATMTDEVKAAVLVGSLTAATLATVLLKLRNAKYRRLYETEERDEDHDGIPDVYEEDDPAYHLRMAAIHERKAAEHRRIAELKRAERLAEVTGGAGEDDDRRA, from the coding sequence ATGGCCGCGCCCACTCGCAAGGTCCTCGGACGGCTCTCCCTCCCCGAGCGGACCTTCGTCGCGAACGCGCTGCGCACCGAGACGGTCGGCGGTGTCCTGCTGCTCGCCGCCGCGATCACCGCGCTGATCTGGGCGAACGTCCCCGCGCTGGCCGACAGCTACGAGAGCGTCAGCCACCATCACCTAGGCCCCGCCGCCCTCGGACTCGACCTGTCCGTCGCCCACTGGGCCGCCGACGGCCTGCTCGCGATCTTCTTCTTCGTCGCCGGCATCGAACTCAAGCGCGAGCTCGTCGCCGGTGACCTCAAGGACCCGAGGGCGGCCGCGCTGCCCGTGGTCGCCGCCCTGTGCGGGATGGCCGTACCGGCGCTCGTCTACACGCTCACCAACCTCACCGGCGGCGGCTCCCTGTCCGGGTGGGCCGTGCCCACCGCCACCGACATCGCCTTCGCGCTCGCCGTGCTCGCCGTCATCGGCACCTGGCTGCCGAGCGCGCTGCGCGCCTTCCTGCTCACCCTCGCCGTCGTCGACGACCTCTTCGCGATCCTGATCATCGCGGTCTTCTTCACCGCCGACATCGACTTCGCCGCGCTCGGCGGCGCGGCCGCGGGCCTCGCGGTCTTCTGGGCGCTGCTGCGCAAGGGCGTGCGCGGGTGGTACGTCTACGTCCCGCTCGCGCTGGTGATCTGGGCGCTGATGTACAACAGCGGGGTGCACGCCACCATCGCGGGCGTGGCGATGGGCCTGATGCTGCGCTGCACGCGGCGCGATGACGAGGAGCACTCCCCGGGCGAGCGGATCGAGCATCTCGTACGACCGCTCTCGGCGGGCCTGGCCGTCCCCCTGTTCGCGCTCTTCAGCGCGGGCGTCTCCGTGTCCGGCGGCGCGCTCGGCGATGTGTTCACCCGGCCCGAGACGCTGGGCGTGGTCCTCGGACTGGTCCTCGGCAAGGCGATCGGCATCTTCGGCGGGACCTGGCTCACGGCCCGCTTCACCCGGGCCTCGCTCAGCGACGACCTCGAGTGGGCCGACGTGTTCGCGGTGGCGACCCTGGCCGGCATCGGGTTCACGGTGTCGCTGCTCATCGGGGAGCTCGCCTTCGACGGCGACGCCACCATGACCGACGAGGTGAAGGCCGCCGTCCTCGTCGGCTCGCTCACCGCGGCCACCCTGGCGACCGTGCTGCTGAAGCTGCGCAACGCCAAGTACCGGCGGCTGTACGAGACGGAGGAGCGCGACGAGGACCACGACGGCATCCCGGACGTCTACGAGGAGGACGACCCGGCGTACCACCTGCGCATGGCGGCCATCCACGAGCGCAAGGCCGCCGAACACCGCCGGATCGCCGAGCTCAAGAGAGCCGAGCGGCTTGCCGAAGTGACGGGCGGGGCAGGCGAGGACGACGACCGTCGGGCATGA
- a CDS encoding bifunctional SulP family inorganic anion transporter/carbonic anhydrase, translating to MSACVPTRATDPSDSHRASHVHPPHSPPTPPRRFRIAGADVSASIAVFLIALPLSLGIALATGAPLQAGLVAAAVGGIVAGRLGGCPLQVSGPAAGLTVVTADLIHRYGWRTTCAITVLAGVVQLGLGCLRVARTALAVSPAIVHGMLAGIGVTIAVAQLHIVLGGTPQSAVLDNLRGLPAQLARVQPAAVSVSALTLALLFLWPRIPGRTGQLLRRIPAALVAVAGATTAASLTGLTLPKVDLPSWSSHALAGLPEGPALGLVAAVLTTTLVCSVQSLLGAVAVDKLVAGRPDLLAAGPGARRGGRVGRSDLDRELLGQGAANIVSGTLGGLPVAGVAVRSSANVQAGAVSRNSTMLHGVLVVIAALLMVPVLEFIPLASLAALVMAVGIQMVSLNHIRTVTRHREVLVYAVTTLGVVLFGVLEGVTLGIAMAVGVSLHRLTRTRITHHEREGVHHVHVRGQLTFLAVPRLSRALHLVPQGSAAVVELDGSFMDHAAFESLQDWQKTHTAQGGSVELTGRSPGTRIAEPSGAADCRCRPWTAWRNHQCELPNAAAALTVGSAPTPAVPGAVSPGAPGETGGPDGGGGAGRAGGPSRASGTTPTGGTTAADAPTEAGGPSGAGGSTGARGPSGSAVPAAGAAAGSDAPTGPGTPDGLGGPSGPVGPGGPTGLPGSPGPGGHELARGISAFQRNTAPIVRGELARLAREGQQPTQLFLTCADSRLVTSMITSSGPGDLFVVRNVGNLVPLPGEESGDDSVAAAIEYAVDVLKVRSITVCGHSGCGAMQALLNSEPGGARTPLKRWLRHGLPSLERMADDSRSWVKLAGRAPADAVEQLCLTNVVQQLEHLSAHDSVARALREGELELHGMYFHVGEAQAYLLTGTDGDGLFDQVHAAADLPA from the coding sequence ATGTCAGCCTGCGTACCCACCCGAGCCACCGACCCGAGCGACTCGCACCGCGCGAGTCACGTCCATCCACCGCACAGCCCGCCGACCCCGCCCCGCCGCTTCCGCATCGCGGGCGCCGACGTGTCGGCCTCGATCGCGGTCTTCCTGATCGCCCTGCCCCTGTCCCTCGGCATCGCCCTCGCCACCGGCGCGCCCCTGCAGGCCGGTCTCGTGGCCGCAGCCGTCGGCGGAATCGTGGCCGGCCGCCTAGGCGGCTGCCCGCTCCAGGTCAGCGGCCCCGCCGCCGGACTCACCGTGGTCACCGCCGACCTCATCCACCGCTACGGCTGGCGGACCACCTGCGCCATCACCGTCCTGGCCGGAGTGGTCCAACTCGGCCTCGGCTGCCTGCGCGTGGCCCGCACCGCGCTCGCCGTCAGCCCCGCGATCGTGCACGGCATGCTCGCCGGCATCGGCGTCACCATCGCCGTCGCGCAGCTGCACATCGTCCTCGGCGGCACCCCGCAGAGCGCCGTCCTCGACAACCTCCGCGGACTGCCCGCCCAGCTGGCGCGCGTACAGCCCGCAGCCGTGTCGGTGAGCGCGCTGACCCTGGCGCTGCTCTTCCTCTGGCCGCGCATCCCCGGCCGGACCGGACAGCTGCTGCGCCGGATCCCGGCGGCGCTCGTCGCGGTCGCCGGGGCCACCACCGCCGCCTCCCTCACCGGGCTGACCCTGCCCAAGGTCGATCTGCCCTCCTGGAGCAGTCACGCCCTGGCCGGACTGCCCGAGGGCCCCGCGCTCGGCCTGGTGGCGGCCGTGCTCACCACCACGCTGGTTTGCAGCGTGCAGTCGCTGCTCGGCGCGGTCGCCGTGGACAAGCTGGTGGCCGGACGCCCCGACCTGCTCGCCGCCGGTCCGGGAGCCCGCCGGGGGGGCCGCGTCGGCCGCTCCGACCTGGACCGCGAGCTGCTCGGACAGGGCGCCGCCAACATCGTCTCCGGCACGCTCGGCGGGCTCCCCGTCGCCGGTGTGGCGGTGCGCAGTTCGGCGAATGTCCAAGCCGGTGCCGTCAGCCGGAACTCCACGATGCTGCACGGCGTTCTCGTAGTGATCGCCGCACTGCTGATGGTCCCCGTCCTGGAGTTCATCCCGCTGGCCTCGCTCGCCGCCCTGGTGATGGCCGTCGGCATCCAGATGGTGTCCCTGAACCACATTCGTACGGTGACCCGCCACCGCGAAGTACTGGTTTACGCCGTCACCACCCTCGGCGTGGTCCTCTTCGGCGTCCTGGAGGGCGTCACCCTCGGGATCGCCATGGCCGTCGGCGTCTCCCTGCACCGCCTCACCCGCACCCGCATCACGCACCACGAACGGGAAGGAGTCCATCACGTACACGTCCGAGGCCAGTTGACGTTCCTCGCGGTGCCCCGGCTCAGCAGGGCCCTGCATCTGGTCCCCCAGGGATCCGCGGCGGTCGTGGAGTTGGACGGATCGTTCATGGACCACGCGGCCTTCGAGTCGCTCCAGGACTGGCAGAAGACGCACACCGCGCAGGGCGGCTCCGTCGAGCTGACCGGGCGTAGCCCGGGCACCCGGATCGCCGAACCGTCCGGTGCCGCCGACTGCCGCTGCCGCCCCTGGACGGCCTGGCGCAACCACCAGTGCGAGCTTCCCAACGCTGCGGCTGCTCTGACGGTGGGGTCGGCGCCGACGCCGGCCGTCCCGGGCGCCGTCTCGCCCGGCGCGCCCGGCGAGACGGGTGGGCCGGACGGAGGGGGTGGAGCGGGTAGAGCAGGTGGTCCGAGTCGAGCAAGTGGAACGACACCGACAGGTGGAACGACCGCAGCAGACGCACCGACTGAAGCAGGTGGACCGAGCGGAGCAGGCGGATCGACCGGGGCACGTGGACCGAGCGGATCGGCCGTACCCGCCGCCGGAGCCGCCGCCGGATCGGACGCACCCACCGGCCCGGGCACACCTGACGGACTTGGCGGACCCAGCGGACCTGTCGGACCCGGCGGACCGACCGGGCTCCCAGGCTCTCCGGGCCCGGGTGGGCATGAACTGGCCCGTGGCATCAGCGCGTTCCAGCGCAACACCGCGCCGATCGTGCGGGGCGAGCTGGCCCGGCTGGCGCGCGAGGGCCAGCAGCCGACCCAGCTCTTCCTCACCTGCGCCGACTCGCGGCTGGTCACCTCGATGATCACCTCCAGTGGTCCGGGCGACCTCTTCGTGGTGCGCAATGTGGGCAACCTCGTGCCGCTTCCCGGCGAGGAGAGCGGGGACGACTCGGTGGCCGCCGCGATCGAGTACGCGGTGGACGTGCTGAAGGTGCGGTCCATCACGGTGTGCGGACACTCCGGCTGCGGAGCCATGCAGGCGCTGCTCAACTCCGAGCCGGGCGGCGCCCGGACCCCGCTGAAGCGGTGGCTGCGGCACGGGCTGCCGAGCCTGGAGCGGATGGCCGACGACAGCCGCTCCTGGGTGAAGCTGGCCGGACGGGCACCCGCCGACGCGGTCGAGCAGCTCTGTCTGACCAACGTGGTGCAGCAGTTGGAGCACCTCAGCGCCCATGACTCGGTCGCCCGGGCCCTGCGGGAAGGGGAGCTGGAGCTGCACGGGATGTACTTCCACGTGGGCGAGGCGCAGGCGTACCTGCTCACCGGGACGGACGGGGACGGGCTGTTCGACCAGGTGCACGCGGCGGCGGATCTGCCGGCGTGA
- a CDS encoding alpha/beta fold hydrolase — protein MTDPAASPAQQPASLVRPDGPWTHRDVAANGARFHIAEMGDGPLVMFLHGFPQFWWTWRHQLEALADAGFRAVAMDLRGVGGSDRTPRGYDPANLALDVTGVIRSLGEPDAALVGHDLGGYLAWTAAAMRPKLVRRLAVSSMPHPRRWRSAMLSDVRQTRAGSYIWGFQRPWIPERQLTADDGALVAELIRDWSGPRLPDDAAVETYRKAICIPSTAHCSIEPYRWMVRSMARPDGIQFNRRMKRPVRVPTLHLHGSLDPVMRTRSAAGSGEYVEAPYRWRLFDGLGHFPHEEDPVAFSTELINWLKDPEPDR, from the coding sequence ATGACGGATCCCGCCGCCTCTCCGGCGCAGCAGCCCGCCTCTCTCGTACGGCCCGACGGTCCCTGGACGCACCGGGACGTGGCCGCCAACGGCGCGCGCTTCCACATCGCCGAGATGGGCGACGGACCGCTCGTGATGTTCCTGCACGGGTTCCCGCAGTTCTGGTGGACCTGGCGGCACCAGCTGGAGGCGCTCGCCGACGCCGGGTTCCGGGCCGTGGCCATGGACCTGCGCGGGGTCGGCGGCAGCGACCGCACCCCGCGCGGCTACGACCCGGCCAACCTGGCCCTAGACGTCACCGGCGTGATCCGCTCGCTCGGCGAGCCGGACGCCGCCCTGGTCGGACATGACCTGGGCGGCTATCTGGCGTGGACGGCGGCCGCGATGCGCCCCAAGCTGGTACGGCGGCTCGCGGTCTCCTCGATGCCGCATCCCCGGCGCTGGCGCTCCGCGATGCTCTCCGACGTCCGGCAGACCCGGGCCGGCTCCTACATCTGGGGGTTCCAGCGGCCCTGGATCCCCGAGCGGCAGCTGACGGCGGACGACGGCGCGCTGGTCGCCGAGCTGATCCGGGACTGGTCCGGGCCGCGCCTGCCGGACGACGCGGCGGTGGAGACGTACCGCAAGGCGATCTGCATCCCCTCGACGGCGCACTGCTCGATCGAGCCGTACCGCTGGATGGTGCGGTCGATGGCGCGGCCCGACGGCATCCAGTTCAACCGGCGCATGAAGCGGCCCGTGCGCGTGCCGACCCTCCATCTGCACGGCTCGCTCGACCCGGTGATGCGGACCAGGAGCGCGGCGGGCTCCGGGGAGTACGTCGAAGCGCCGTACCGCTGGCGGCTGTTCGACGGCCTCGGGCACTTCCCGCACGAAGAGGATCCGGTCGCTTTCTCCACCGAACTGATCAATTGGCTGAAGGATCCCGAACCCGATCGGTGA
- a CDS encoding phage holin family protein: protein MSAPDGSPVGAERSIGQLFASATTEMSALVHDEIALAKAQLKQDVKRGAVSGGMFSVAGAVLVFSLPMLNFALAYGIRTWSDWNLAVCFLLSFAANVLVALVLALVGVVFAKKAQKGKGPQKVAASMKETAGVLQNAKPHPRPDNDNKVLEERVRNTKAIEAVARSSS, encoded by the coding sequence ATGAGCGCACCCGACGGCAGCCCGGTCGGCGCCGAACGCAGCATCGGCCAGCTGTTCGCCTCGGCGACGACCGAGATGTCCGCGCTGGTGCACGACGAGATCGCGCTGGCGAAGGCGCAGCTGAAGCAGGACGTCAAGCGTGGTGCCGTGAGCGGTGGCATGTTCAGCGTGGCCGGCGCGGTGCTGGTGTTCTCCCTGCCGATGCTGAACTTCGCGCTGGCGTACGGCATTCGGACCTGGAGCGACTGGAACCTCGCGGTCTGCTTCCTGCTGTCCTTCGCGGCCAACGTCCTCGTCGCGCTGGTCCTCGCGCTGGTCGGCGTGGTCTTCGCGAAGAAGGCGCAGAAGGGCAAGGGCCCGCAGAAGGTCGCTGCGTCGATGAAGGAGACGGCGGGCGTCCTCCAGAACGCCAAGCCGCACCCGCGGCCCGACAACGACAACAAGGTCCTCGAGGAGCGGGTCCGAAACACGAAGGCCATCGAGGCTGTGGCACGCTCGTCGTCATGA
- a CDS encoding MarP family serine protease, translating into MNVLDILLLVAAVWFAIVGYRQGFVVGILSVIGFLGGGLVAVYTLPVIWDAVTDHAEVGTVAAVVGVVVVIVCASVGQALTTHMGNKLRRYITWSPARALDATGGALVNVLAMLLVAWLIGATLAQTTMPTVGKEVRGSKVLLGVQEALPSGADTWFKDFTSVLAQNGFPQVFSPFSNEPIKEVQPPDPKLANSAVATRSQRSIVKVMGTAQSCGKVLEGTGFVFGDRRVMTNAHVVGGVDEPTVQIGGEGRKYDATVVLYDWQRDIAVLDVPDLKAPALQFTSEDAGSGDNAIVAGFPENGSYDVRAARVRGRIDAHGPDIYHRGTVSRDVYSLYATVRQGNSGGPLLTPEGKVYGVVFAKSLDDPDTGYALTADEIQEDIAKGRTANQQVDSDSCAL; encoded by the coding sequence GTGAACGTGCTGGACATCCTGTTGCTGGTCGCCGCCGTGTGGTTCGCGATCGTCGGCTATCGCCAGGGCTTCGTCGTCGGCATCCTGTCGGTGATCGGGTTCCTGGGCGGTGGTCTCGTCGCCGTCTACACCCTGCCCGTCATCTGGGACGCGGTGACCGACCACGCGGAGGTCGGCACCGTCGCCGCCGTGGTCGGAGTGGTCGTCGTCATCGTCTGCGCCTCCGTCGGCCAGGCCCTGACCACCCACATGGGCAACAAGCTGCGCCGTTACATCACCTGGTCCCCGGCCCGCGCCCTGGACGCCACCGGCGGCGCCCTCGTCAACGTCCTCGCGATGCTCCTGGTCGCCTGGCTGATCGGCGCCACCCTCGCGCAGACCACCATGCCGACGGTCGGCAAGGAGGTGCGCGGCTCCAAGGTGCTGCTGGGCGTGCAGGAGGCCCTGCCCTCCGGCGCCGACACCTGGTTCAAGGACTTCACCTCCGTCCTCGCGCAGAACGGCTTCCCGCAGGTCTTCAGCCCGTTCTCCAACGAGCCGATCAAGGAGGTCCAGCCGCCCGACCCGAAGCTCGCCAACAGCGCGGTCGCCACCCGCTCCCAGCGTTCCATCGTCAAGGTCATGGGCACCGCGCAGAGCTGCGGCAAGGTCCTGGAGGGCACCGGCTTCGTCTTCGGCGACCGCCGCGTCATGACCAACGCCCACGTGGTGGGCGGGGTCGACGAGCCCACCGTCCAGATAGGCGGCGAGGGCAGGAAGTACGACGCCACCGTCGTCCTCTACGACTGGCAGCGCGACATCGCCGTACTGGACGTACCCGATCTCAAGGCGCCCGCGCTGCAGTTCACGTCCGAGGACGCCGGCAGCGGGGACAACGCGATCGTCGCGGGCTTCCCGGAGAACGGCTCGTACGACGTGCGCGCCGCGCGGGTGCGCGGGCGCATCGACGCCCACGGACCGGACATCTACCACCGCGGCACCGTCAGCCGCGATGTCTACTCCCTCTACGCGACCGTCCGCCAGGGCAACTCCGGCGGCCCGCTGCTCACCCCGGAGGGCAAGGTGTACGGCGTGGTCTTCGCGAAGTCGCTCGACGACCCCGACACCGGGTACGCGCTCACCGCGGACGAGATCCAGGAGGACATCGCCAAGGGGCGTACCGCGAACCAGCAGGTGGACAGCGACAGCTGCGCGCTCTGA
- a CDS encoding CoA pyrophosphatase: MTRASHTEGVTLSKEGLPVWLDPVVHAVETIEPLQLSRFLPPKNGAGRQSAVLVLFGEGERGPELLLMERASSLRSHAGQPSFPGGALDPEDGDPRGDGPLRAALREAEEETGLDPLGVQLFGVLPKLYIPVSGFVVTPVLGWWREPSPVGVVDPNETARVFTVPVADLTDPDNRATTVHPSGHRGPAFLVESALVWGFTAGIIDRLLHFAGWERPWDREKQVPLDWRA, from the coding sequence ATGACACGGGCGAGTCATACGGAGGGCGTGACGCTCAGCAAGGAGGGGCTGCCGGTCTGGCTGGACCCGGTGGTGCACGCGGTGGAGACCATCGAGCCGCTCCAGCTGAGCCGCTTCCTGCCACCGAAGAACGGCGCGGGCCGGCAGTCGGCCGTGCTGGTCCTGTTCGGCGAGGGCGAGCGCGGCCCCGAGCTGCTGCTCATGGAGCGGGCGAGTTCCCTCAGGTCGCATGCCGGGCAGCCGTCCTTCCCCGGCGGTGCCCTCGACCCGGAGGACGGTGACCCGCGGGGCGACGGCCCGCTCAGGGCCGCCCTGCGCGAGGCCGAGGAGGAGACCGGTCTCGACCCGCTCGGTGTCCAGCTCTTCGGCGTGCTGCCCAAGCTGTACATCCCGGTCAGCGGCTTCGTGGTGACCCCGGTGCTGGGCTGGTGGCGCGAGCCGAGCCCGGTCGGTGTCGTCGACCCGAACGAGACCGCCCGCGTCTTCACCGTCCCCGTGGCGGATCTCACGGATCCGGACAACCGTGCGACGACCGTCCACCCCAGCGGCCACCGAGGACCGGCATTCCTGGTCGAATCGGCCCTTGTCTGGGGGTTCACCGCCGGAATCATCGACCGGCTGCTGCACTTCGCGGGCTGGGAGCGCCCCTGGGACCGGGAGAAGCAGGTCCCGCTCGACTGGCGCGCATGA